The Deinococcus misasensis DSM 22328 genome has a segment encoding these proteins:
- a CDS encoding carbohydrate ABC transporter permease, producing MGIQSKITASTPRPRQRTQNVLPAVGLHLLLTLGAFLFLAPLYLMMVYATQPDNGIYSGAVWFGTEAVQNFQNLQADTNFLRAMLNSVGIAVLYTTISLLLTSMAGFAFTKYDFAGKNFWFGIILATLAIPAFVTIIPQYILMASNFKLTNTYWAVILPGLANTMGIFYMRQSFQSVHNDLLNAARIDGASEWRVYWQIALPVVRPALAALAILLFLSSWNDYLWPLLVLNNKDAYTIPVALGTLVGLNRVSWGGIMMGTAISTVPFLILFVAAQRHIVAGVAGGSVKG from the coding sequence ATGGGCATCCAAAGCAAAATCACCGCATCCACCCCGAGGCCCCGCCAGCGCACCCAGAATGTGCTTCCAGCCGTGGGACTTCATCTGCTCTTGACGCTGGGAGCCTTTTTGTTTCTGGCTCCGCTTTACCTGATGATGGTTTACGCCACCCAACCGGACAACGGCATTTACTCTGGAGCCGTGTGGTTCGGCACAGAGGCAGTCCAGAACTTCCAGAATTTGCAGGCCGACACCAATTTCCTCAGGGCCATGCTCAACTCGGTGGGGATCGCGGTGCTCTACACCACCATCAGTTTGCTCCTGACCAGCATGGCGGGTTTTGCGTTCACCAAGTACGACTTTGCAGGCAAAAACTTCTGGTTCGGGATCATTCTGGCCACGCTGGCCATTCCTGCCTTTGTGACCATCATCCCGCAGTACATCCTGATGGCCAGCAATTTCAAACTGACCAACACCTACTGGGCGGTGATCCTGCCGGGGCTGGCCAACACCATGGGGATTTTTTACATGCGCCAATCCTTCCAGAGCGTGCACAATGACCTGCTGAACGCAGCCCGCATTGACGGGGCCAGTGAATGGCGGGTGTACTGGCAGATCGCCCTGCCAGTGGTGCGTCCTGCTCTGGCTGCACTGGCGATCCTGCTGTTTCTGTCCAGCTGGAACGATTATTTGTGGCCCCTCTTGGTGCTGAACAACAAAGATGCTTACACCATTCCTGTGGCACTGGGGACACTGGTGGGTCTGAACCGTGTTTCCTGGGGCGGCATCATGATGGGCACTGCGATTTCCACTGTGCCATTCTTGATCCTGTTCGTGGCAGCCCAGAGGCACATTGTCGCTGGCGTGGCAGGGGGCAGCGTCAAAGGCTGA
- a CDS encoding RICIN domain-containing protein: MIKTHTLLGGLTLLMIGCNQTAPLTEEPPLPQATGSAIIDTRVRYQTFQGWGTSLAWWANVVGGWSDTNRNQIMDLLYGPSGLKFNVARYNLGADAPDNVCRSQLRPGGNVQSFAISLGVYDWTRDANQRWVLKAAQTRGANLLEAFSNSAPSFMLENHCTAGATQPAYDNLRPDMYTAFADYIATVLQHFKNTEGVTFTTVDPLNEPDSGYWFSGGGQEGMNVSRAEQPKIINEVATAVQQKALPTLISAMDTTNIDLTNTEFNSYPDTVKNQISQINTHAYQGSYRSVLRNTAARYNKTLWMSEYGCCNATNTTANQLSTALDLATTIKKDLNDLQAKAWVYWQAVENNDGTSGTNHTWGLIKANFLSGESYTLTKAYYAMGQFSKFIRPGAQILPISHPNMLAALNSNNQLVVVAINSSSTASGVTLNMNGFTTLGTTAKVYRTSGTENLLALKNQSISNKSLILSLPAQSITTYVVDTAVAAAPTNTVTSGQSYKILNKHSWKALDVLGASTSDSASIGQYDDNEGNNQRWIFTDLGNGYYKITNKNSGKALDVSGASTSNGTNVIQYTYSGDNNQQWQLQSTGNGYFKIINKNSGKLLDVNGQSLDNSATVLQWEDNLGDNQQWMVIRAD; this comes from the coding sequence ATGATCAAAACCCACACCCTCCTTGGCGGTCTGACCCTGCTCATGATCGGCTGCAACCAGACTGCACCCCTCACAGAAGAACCCCCCCTTCCACAAGCCACCGGAAGTGCCATCATCGACACCCGGGTGCGATACCAGACCTTTCAGGGATGGGGCACCTCTCTCGCATGGTGGGCCAACGTGGTCGGCGGCTGGTCCGACACCAACCGCAACCAGATCATGGACCTGCTTTACGGCCCGAGCGGCCTGAAATTCAACGTCGCCCGCTACAACCTCGGGGCAGATGCACCAGACAACGTGTGTCGAAGCCAATTGCGCCCCGGCGGAAACGTCCAGAGCTTTGCCATCAGCCTCGGGGTGTACGACTGGACCCGTGACGCCAACCAGCGCTGGGTGCTCAAAGCTGCCCAGACCCGCGGAGCCAACCTGCTGGAAGCCTTCTCCAATTCTGCCCCCTCATTCATGCTGGAAAACCACTGCACCGCCGGAGCCACCCAGCCCGCCTACGACAACCTGCGCCCCGACATGTACACCGCCTTCGCAGATTACATCGCCACCGTTCTCCAGCACTTCAAAAACACTGAGGGGGTCACTTTCACCACCGTTGACCCCCTCAATGAACCCGACAGTGGCTACTGGTTCTCGGGCGGTGGACAGGAAGGCATGAACGTCAGCCGGGCCGAGCAACCCAAAATCATCAATGAAGTGGCAACGGCCGTGCAACAAAAAGCCCTGCCCACCCTGATCAGTGCCATGGACACCACCAACATCGACCTGACCAACACCGAATTCAACAGTTACCCTGACACCGTCAAAAACCAGATCAGCCAGATCAACACCCACGCCTATCAGGGCAGTTACCGCAGCGTCCTGAGAAACACTGCTGCCCGGTACAACAAAACCCTCTGGATGTCCGAATACGGCTGCTGCAACGCCACCAACACCACCGCCAACCAGCTGAGCACCGCCCTCGACCTCGCCACCACCATCAAAAAAGACCTCAACGACCTGCAAGCCAAGGCGTGGGTGTACTGGCAGGCCGTGGAAAACAACGACGGCACCTCTGGCACCAACCACACCTGGGGGCTCATCAAAGCCAACTTCCTGAGTGGCGAAAGTTACACCCTCACCAAGGCCTATTACGCCATGGGGCAATTCAGCAAATTCATCCGGCCTGGCGCACAAATCCTGCCGATCAGCCACCCCAACATGCTGGCCGCCCTCAACAGCAACAACCAACTGGTGGTCGTCGCCATCAATTCCTCCAGCACTGCCAGTGGTGTCACCCTCAACATGAACGGGTTCACCACCCTTGGCACCACGGCGAAAGTCTACCGCACCTCTGGCACCGAAAACCTGCTGGCCCTGAAAAACCAGAGCATCAGCAACAAAAGCCTGATCCTCAGCCTGCCTGCCCAGTCCATCACCACCTACGTGGTGGACACTGCCGTGGCTGCCGCACCCACCAACACCGTCACCTCTGGTCAGAGCTACAAAATCCTCAACAAGCACAGCTGGAAAGCCCTTGACGTGCTGGGGGCCTCCACCAGCGACAGCGCCAGCATCGGTCAGTACGACGACAACGAAGGCAACAACCAGCGCTGGATTTTCACCGACCTTGGCAACGGGTACTACAAGATCACCAACAAAAACAGCGGTAAAGCGCTCGATGTGTCCGGGGCCAGCACCAGCAACGGCACCAACGTCATCCAGTACACCTACTCTGGAGACAACAATCAGCAGTGGCAATTGCAAAGCACCGGCAATGGGTACTTCAAAATCATCAACAAAAACAGCGGCAAACTGCTTGATGTGAATGGACAGTCTCTGGACAATTCCGCGACGGTGCTGCAATGGGAAGACAACCTCGGGGACAACCAGCAGTGGATGGTCATCCGCGCAGATTGA
- a CDS encoding family 43 glycosylhydrolase yields the protein MRNPSLMALPLLTLALITGCGTQVPSNLNLDVEANALSGYINSGEVWKDTAGNTIEAHGGGMIKVGSKYYWIGEDKSHNSSLFKGVNCYSSTDLKNWTFEKAIFTPGAVTTSEIVERPKIVFNNTTNKYVMYFHHDSSNYGFAHVGIATSDTVCGTYTYVKSFRPLGHASRDMTLFKDDDGTGYLIASTDMNNPLRIFKLTPDYMDVAQEVISMDGSWINNRESPAIFKRNGKYYLMTSQTTGWGTNNNHYEYATSLAGPWTSPEYFAPTSTNTWDSQTTYVLTVQGTSGTTYLYMGDRWKGPNDLARSTYVWQPLTFNGDIPSLDSDTPFAIDTATGTNSKTLLKFDDYESWSAPNWTALSGNWSVQQPGGRSREYQQGNGYGAHITTTGQTTWKDYVVESYVYSDNQYGSIGLLGRVQNATNFYQLELKRTGSGNTWNIYKNLNGNWTLIATGPFDFSAGTWYGLRFEMKGTALKAYVADWYGWNLLGGGTDSSFTQGKAGLRTDNQAGSFDLTKIYLKK from the coding sequence ATGCGCAACCCTTCACTGATGGCCCTGCCCCTGCTCACCCTTGCCCTGATCACCGGATGCGGAACGCAAGTCCCAAGCAACTTGAATCTCGACGTCGAAGCCAACGCACTGTCCGGCTACATCAACTCCGGTGAAGTCTGGAAAGACACCGCAGGAAACACCATCGAAGCCCACGGTGGCGGCATGATCAAAGTGGGAAGCAAATACTACTGGATCGGCGAAGACAAATCCCACAACTCCAGCCTCTTCAAAGGGGTCAACTGTTACTCCTCCACTGACCTGAAAAACTGGACCTTTGAAAAAGCCATCTTCACCCCCGGAGCGGTCACCACCAGCGAAATCGTGGAACGGCCCAAAATTGTCTTCAACAACACCACCAACAAATACGTGATGTACTTCCACCATGACAGCTCAAATTATGGCTTTGCCCATGTGGGCATCGCGACCAGCGACACCGTTTGCGGAACCTACACCTACGTCAAGAGCTTCCGTCCCCTCGGTCACGCCAGCCGCGACATGACCCTGTTCAAAGACGATGACGGCACCGGATACCTGATCGCCTCCACCGACATGAACAACCCCCTGCGCATCTTCAAACTCACCCCTGATTACATGGACGTCGCACAAGAAGTCATCTCCATGGACGGCTCATGGATCAACAACCGTGAATCCCCCGCCATCTTCAAAAGAAACGGCAAATACTACCTGATGACTTCCCAGACCACCGGATGGGGCACCAACAACAACCACTACGAATATGCCACCTCTCTGGCCGGTCCCTGGACTTCACCCGAGTACTTCGCACCCACCAGCACCAACACCTGGGACTCCCAGACCACCTACGTGCTGACCGTGCAAGGCACCTCTGGCACCACCTACCTGTACATGGGGGACCGCTGGAAAGGACCCAACGACCTGGCCCGCTCCACCTACGTCTGGCAGCCCCTCACCTTCAACGGAGACATCCCCTCTCTGGACAGCGACACCCCTTTTGCCATTGACACCGCCACTGGCACAAACAGCAAAACCCTGCTGAAATTTGACGATTACGAATCCTGGAGTGCCCCCAACTGGACCGCCCTGAGTGGCAACTGGAGTGTGCAGCAACCCGGGGGCCGTTCCCGCGAATACCAACAAGGAAACGGATACGGAGCCCACATCACCACCACCGGACAAACCACCTGGAAAGACTACGTGGTGGAAAGTTACGTCTACTCAGACAACCAGTACGGCAGCATCGGCCTGCTGGGACGGGTGCAGAACGCCACCAACTTCTACCAATTGGAACTCAAACGCACGGGCAGTGGCAACACCTGGAACATCTACAAAAACCTCAACGGCAACTGGACCCTCATCGCCACTGGACCTTTTGACTTCTCGGCAGGCACCTGGTATGGGCTGCGCTTCGAAATGAAAGGCACCGCCCTGAAAGCCTACGTGGCCGACTGGTACGGCTGGAACCTCCTGGGAGGCGGCACCGACAGCAGCTTCACACAGGGCAAAGCTGGTCTGCGCACCGACAATCAGGCCGGTTCTTTTGACCTCACCAAAATTTACCTGAAAAAGTAA